Proteins found in one Solitalea lacus genomic segment:
- a CDS encoding S9 family peptidase, producing MNQLKLIRICALMAITAIQIPLNAQPLPEHLKIQKPFFSMKKVDENAMNFSQLQWNKDGHLFTLLNELSNGFEIAEYNPVQNFEKKILVTSADLIQKETAKPLPVESYTWDPAKQVLLLFSNSKRVWRENTRGDFWIYDVKTKALRQIGKGLPASSLQFAKLSPDGLKAAYVSKHNIYVEDLQSGKITQLTFDGTDRVINGTFDWAYEEELFCRDGFRWSPDSRAIAYWQIDASKIGNFLMINNTDSIYSFTIPVEYPKVGFNPSKAKIGVINIEATSTKWMNIPGDAEKNYLPRMDWAGNSNELMVQQLNRKQDSCKLYLINAQSGSAKNVYKESDAAWIDLNYFWQYDRTGWDFINGGKEFLWTSEKDGWRHVYRLNRDGSNERLISKGNYDVMDIKGIDPAKGILYFYGSTKNATQQYLYSLKIDGKGALTMVSPANQTGTHTYNASPDGQFAVHSFSNHTTAPQEQFIKLNGHEKLKDGESYRLTAEQIKQYMPNPKSFFQVTTADGITMDGWMIKPANFDESKKYPLLFDIYGEPAAATVKDVFSPNNWHQQLANKGYVIISLDNRGAPVAKGREWRKAIFKNIGVLNVRDQAMATKEILKWKWVDSSRVAVWGWSGGGSSTQNLMFKYPEIYKTGMAVAGVANMLTYDNIYQERYMGLLPQSLNSYKEGSSINHVKGLQGNLLLIHGSGDDNVHYQNHEMLVNALVAAGKSFEMMVYPNRSHSINEGEGTSKHLFQLLTKYLEEHCPAGAR from the coding sequence ATGAATCAATTAAAATTAATCCGGATCTGTGCTTTAATGGCAATAACAGCCATTCAGATTCCATTAAATGCGCAACCGCTGCCTGAACACCTTAAAATTCAAAAGCCTTTTTTCAGCATGAAAAAAGTTGATGAAAACGCTATGAATTTTAGCCAGTTACAATGGAACAAAGACGGGCATTTGTTTACACTACTTAACGAACTTTCTAACGGTTTTGAAATTGCTGAATACAATCCGGTACAAAATTTTGAAAAAAAAATACTGGTAACATCTGCAGATTTAATCCAAAAAGAAACAGCTAAACCATTACCCGTTGAATCATATACTTGGGACCCTGCCAAACAAGTATTATTGTTATTTAGTAATTCAAAACGTGTATGGCGTGAAAATACCAGAGGCGATTTTTGGATTTACGATGTTAAAACAAAGGCTTTACGTCAAATTGGCAAAGGATTACCAGCCTCGTCATTACAATTTGCAAAACTTTCACCTGATGGCTTAAAAGCAGCCTATGTGAGTAAGCATAATATTTATGTTGAAGACTTACAAAGCGGAAAAATTACACAGCTTACCTTTGATGGAACTGACAGGGTAATAAACGGAACTTTTGACTGGGCCTACGAAGAAGAATTGTTTTGTCGTGATGGTTTCCGGTGGAGTCCCGATAGCAGAGCAATAGCATACTGGCAAATTGATGCATCAAAAATCGGCAATTTTCTGATGATTAATAATACCGATTCTATCTATTCGTTTACAATCCCTGTTGAGTATCCGAAAGTAGGCTTCAATCCTTCAAAAGCTAAAATTGGTGTTATCAATATTGAAGCAACATCTACCAAATGGATGAATATTCCGGGTGATGCTGAAAAGAATTACCTCCCACGCATGGATTGGGCCGGCAATAGTAATGAGTTAATGGTACAACAGTTGAATCGTAAACAAGACTCCTGTAAACTATACCTTATCAATGCTCAATCAGGTTCAGCCAAGAATGTTTACAAAGAAAGCGATGCTGCCTGGATTGACCTAAACTATTTTTGGCAATATGACCGAACAGGATGGGATTTCATAAATGGTGGTAAAGAGTTTTTATGGACTTCGGAGAAAGACGGCTGGAGACACGTTTATCGTCTCAATCGCGATGGTTCCAATGAACGTTTAATTTCAAAAGGAAACTATGACGTTATGGACATTAAAGGCATTGATCCGGCTAAAGGTATTTTATATTTCTATGGTTCCACCAAAAATGCAACACAACAATATCTCTATAGCTTAAAAATTGATGGTAAAGGAGCATTAACAATGGTATCTCCGGCAAATCAAACAGGAACGCACACTTACAATGCTTCTCCTGATGGTCAATTTGCCGTACACTCATTCTCAAACCATACTACCGCCCCTCAGGAACAGTTTATCAAATTAAACGGGCATGAAAAATTAAAAGATGGGGAAAGTTACCGTTTAACTGCAGAGCAGATAAAGCAATACATGCCAAACCCTAAAAGCTTTTTTCAGGTTACCACAGCTGACGGCATAACTATGGACGGCTGGATGATTAAACCTGCTAATTTTGATGAAAGTAAAAAATATCCTCTACTATTCGATATTTATGGTGAGCCGGCTGCTGCGACTGTGAAAGATGTGTTCAGCCCTAACAATTGGCATCAACAACTGGCTAATAAAGGATATGTTATAATTTCATTAGACAACCGTGGAGCTCCTGTTGCCAAGGGAAGAGAGTGGAGAAAAGCGATATTCAAAAATATTGGTGTCTTAAACGTTCGCGATCAAGCTATGGCAACCAAAGAAATTCTGAAATGGAAATGGGTTGATAGCAGTCGTGTTGCCGTATGGGGTTGGAGTGGAGGTGGCTCATCTACCCAAAACCTTATGTTTAAATACCCTGAAATTTATAAAACAGGTATGGCTGTTGCAGGTGTAGCTAATATGTTAACTTATGACAATATTTACCAGGAACGCTATATGGGCTTATTGCCACAATCTTTAAATTCATATAAAGAAGGCTCATCAATAAATCATGTAAAAGGATTACAAGGAAATTTATTGTTAATTCATGGAAGCGGAGATGACAACGTTCATTACCAAAACCACGAAATGCTTGTAAACGCCCTTGTTGCTGCCGGTAAAAGCTTTGAAATGATGGTTTACCCTAACCGCTCACATTCAATAAATGAAGGAGAGGGGACAAGTAAACACCTTTTCCAACTTTTAACTAAGTATTTGGAAGAACATTGCCCTGCAGGTGCTCGATAA
- a CDS encoding acyl-CoA thioesterase: MYIHETKLRVRYGETDQMGYMYYGNYAEFLEVARVEMLRNLGLTYKSFEESGIMMPVLELNIKYIKPARYDDEITIKTIMKHLPAIRIHFDYELYNEAGELLTIAHTKLVFVDMATNKPCHAPQSFMEKLKGYFAN, encoded by the coding sequence ATGTATATACACGAAACCAAACTACGCGTACGTTACGGAGAAACAGATCAAATGGGTTACATGTATTATGGAAACTACGCTGAATTTTTGGAAGTAGCACGGGTAGAAATGCTCCGCAACCTTGGACTAACCTATAAAAGCTTCGAAGAGTCAGGTATTATGATGCCTGTATTGGAATTAAACATCAAATACATTAAACCTGCCAGGTATGATGATGAAATTACCATAAAAACGATTATGAAGCATTTGCCGGCTATTCGCATTCATTTTGACTATGAGTTATACAACGAGGCAGGAGAATTGCTAACAATAGCTCATACCAAGCTGGTTTTTGTTGACATGGCAACAAATAAACCATGTCATGCTCCTCAAAGCTTTATGGAAAAATTGAAAGGATATTTTGCAAACTAA
- a CDS encoding YihY/virulence factor BrkB family protein, with protein MMKVERLLNKSGLYLGFISWTKRTALPGFQQLPIYTVAVFFFNELKKESLVTKSSSLAYSFLLAIFPAIIFLFTLIPYIPIEGFQDHLLTLLMQILPYNAYKAAEDTLFDIIKNQNVSLLSFGFIAAAFFSTNGVNSLMRAFNKASLVAERRSFIKKRTIALLLTIYIALSIVVGITALIVGEFTMNFLESEGLIRAWLLVFAVQAFRWLVIAFLFLFATSLLYYYGPSTTRSKKFITPGSVLATFLAIIVFIGFAYYINNFGAYNKLYGSIGTLIVIMIWLYINSMIILIGYELNASIVLSKRSLIITSEAPDWRRSRNSAGQKNRLKTS; from the coding sequence ATGATGAAGGTAGAGCGGTTACTCAATAAAAGTGGTTTGTACCTTGGGTTCATTTCATGGACTAAGCGAACTGCTTTACCCGGTTTCCAACAACTGCCCATTTATACTGTAGCTGTTTTCTTTTTTAATGAATTGAAAAAAGAATCATTGGTTACAAAATCATCTTCGTTAGCTTATAGCTTTTTACTTGCAATTTTTCCTGCAATCATCTTTTTATTCACATTAATACCTTATATACCAATTGAAGGCTTTCAGGATCACCTGTTAACTCTTTTAATGCAAATATTACCTTATAACGCTTATAAAGCCGCAGAAGACACCCTTTTCGACATTATCAAAAATCAAAACGTAAGCTTATTGTCTTTCGGTTTTATTGCAGCTGCATTTTTCTCCACAAATGGAGTAAACTCGTTAATGCGCGCATTTAACAAGGCTTCATTAGTTGCTGAAAGAAGAAGCTTTATAAAAAAAAGAACCATTGCCTTATTACTTACCATCTACATTGCTCTTTCAATAGTTGTGGGTATAACAGCTTTAATAGTAGGGGAGTTCACCATGAATTTTCTTGAATCTGAGGGACTCATCAGGGCTTGGCTTTTAGTATTTGCAGTACAAGCATTCAGATGGCTGGTAATAGCCTTTTTATTCCTGTTTGCCACCTCTCTTTTATATTACTACGGACCATCAACCACCCGCTCCAAGAAATTTATTACCCCAGGATCGGTATTAGCAACATTTCTGGCCATTATCGTATTTATAGGCTTTGCCTATTACATAAATAATTTTGGCGCCTACAATAAGTTATATGGTTCAATCGGCACTCTAATCGTAATTATGATTTGGCTTTATATTAATTCAATGATTATACTCATTGGATATGAGCTAAATGCAAGTATTGTGTTATCAAAACGGAGCTTAATTATAACCTCGGAAGCACCCGATTGGCGAAGAAGCAGAAATTCAGCCGGACAAAAAAACAGGCTTAAAACCAGCTAA
- a CDS encoding DUF6252 family protein, translated as MILPFRIFLLFISIGLISSSCQKDKEKEKVGIDLLPPESHEGKNTFGCLVNGESYLPKGTGGPILTCTYQYIDGFQLHGYYFNLGCGSEKNGKNLGIGIGTNNLEIQEGGIYQLKTNVSEESAYASYGIFTIGNNQIFNPLNGELKITKFDYKKQIVSGTFWFDAANDQGERVEVREGRFDMIFTK; from the coding sequence ATGATACTTCCTTTCAGAATATTTCTACTATTTATCAGTATTGGACTTATATCTTCTTCTTGCCAAAAAGATAAAGAAAAAGAAAAAGTTGGCATTGACCTCTTACCACCTGAGTCTCATGAGGGAAAAAATACTTTCGGTTGCTTGGTAAATGGTGAATCATACTTGCCCAAAGGAACAGGTGGGCCAATACTAACTTGCACGTATCAATACATAGATGGTTTCCAGTTACATGGGTATTATTTTAATTTAGGTTGTGGTAGCGAAAAAAACGGCAAGAATTTAGGTATCGGGATTGGAACTAATAATTTGGAAATTCAGGAAGGTGGAATATATCAATTAAAAACTAATGTCTCAGAAGAATCTGCCTATGCGTCTTATGGAATATTCACAATAGGAAACAATCAAATATTTAATCCCTTAAATGGCGAATTAAAAATAACCAAGTTCGATTATAAAAAACAAATAGTATCAGGAACTTTTTGGTTCGATGCTGCAAATGATCAAGGTGAAAGAGTGGAAGTCAGAGAGGGCAGATTTGATATGATTTTTACCAAATAG
- a CDS encoding RHS repeat-associated core domain-containing protein: MPELYNTFYRNYDPALGRFVAVDPKAEATDALSPYHYAGNNPILFNDPLGDRFERENPIRLRPNYSEWGFDFGNSTGGGRIPGGISHISQSNPINYGFGVNSAFSIWSNSTYGGSWSSTDGIHIFRSAEEAFNAGANYLDLHNAWGVGGAASSRQAARYQFNNIREDRGLLRYNPSGMYYQQDRNGVFYIPGTDNIVNPFTGEVQASVGESLDAGFKMANAMLGTAGLIASGTQAAVYNEISQAARRSGNIVNAVLEKRSFDKSFGTFSQKLGYVGVAVSTLSLGNKYFTGQEIKTSDLVDFGIGIVLSAATISNPVFIVGLGIYSVADMSGALDGIKKEYLNQTIVN, from the coding sequence TTGCCGGAATTGTACAATACTTTCTACCGTAATTATGACCCTGCGCTTGGCCGTTTTGTAGCTGTAGACCCTAAAGCGGAAGCTACCGATGCATTGTCACCATATCATTATGCAGGAAATAATCCTATTTTGTTTAATGATCCGTTGGGTGATCGTTTTGAACGTGAGAACCCTATTCGTCTTAGACCAAATTATAGCGAGTGGGGTTTTGATTTTGGCAATAGTACTGGAGGAGGAAGAATCCCAGGAGGTATTAGTCATATTAGTCAATCTAATCCAATTAATTATGGCTTTGGAGTAAATTCAGCGTTTAGTATATGGAGTAATTCTACATATGGAGGCAGCTGGTCAAGTACGGATGGGATTCATATATTTAGATCTGCTGAAGAAGCTTTTAATGCTGGAGCCAACTATTTAGATCTTCACAATGCCTGGGGAGTTGGAGGCGCTGCTTCTTCTCGTCAAGCTGCCCGATATCAATTTAATAATATCAGAGAAGACAGAGGACTTTTAAGGTACAACCCTTCTGGAATGTATTATCAACAAGATAGAAACGGTGTATTTTATATACCAGGCACGGATAATATTGTTAATCCTTTTACTGGCGAGGTACAAGCTTCGGTGGGAGAAAGTCTTGATGCTGGATTTAAAATGGCAAATGCAATGCTGGGTACAGCTGGCTTAATAGCAAGTGGGACACAAGCTGCGGTGTATAATGAAATTTCTCAAGCAGCAAGAAGATCCGGCAACATTGTAAATGCTGTTCTTGAAAAGCGTAGTTTTGATAAAAGTTTTGGTACATTCTCCCAAAAGCTAGGTTATGTTGGTGTTGCAGTAAGTACATTAAGTTTAGGAAATAAGTACTTTACAGGTCAAGAAATTAAAACGAGCGATTTAGTGGATTTCGGAATTGGGATAGTTTTATCTGCAGCTACGATTTCTAATCCAGTATTTATAGTTGGCTTAGGTATTTATTCAGTAGCAGATATGTCTGGAGCTTTAGATGGGATAAAAAAAGAATATCTTAATCAAACAATTGTAAATTAA
- a CDS encoding RHS repeat-associated core domain-containing protein: MFDENRTLAYFPIVEGRVRNEGGLKYEYMIADNMGNVRISVEDVGGIATVKQENSYYPFGLTMPGNYVSTNPVNNKLYNGGSEWQNDFSGLPELYNTFYRNYDPAIGRFIAVDPKAEITDELSTYHYAGNNPILYNDPMGDRFEREKPIGRSLASRLQESNYTGGSIRLPFGPGTYISTGWAANGDFGNMYDANQAEIYRQSLENVSKSYADNYTKESLASIVKQVPGLTDGSHTAYGNGLIGRSLPQVEYASIKEGEIPSWWGNSQLFIDRKPVIGDVNHLGLRDGFSHADKSNFGSTSSFLGYAGISLTKTESLLKYTAKTATSWGDKATALRAAKGFVAAGKIVGVAGAALTLYEGLTDGNGLTIGDGLVSIQFLLQRVFIIWVRSIAT, translated from the coding sequence TTGTTTGATGAAAACAGAACTTTAGCCTACTTCCCAATTGTTGAAGGACGTGTTCGTAACGAAGGAGGGCTGAAATACGAATACATGATTGCCGATAACATGGGCAACGTACGGATAAGCGTGGAAGATGTAGGGGGTATCGCCACAGTGAAACAAGAGAATAGCTACTATCCGTTTGGTTTGACTATGCCGGGAAACTATGTTTCAACAAATCCGGTTAATAATAAGCTATACAACGGTGGCTCTGAGTGGCAAAATGATTTTAGTGGTTTACCTGAATTGTATAATACATTTTATCGTAATTATGATCCGGCAATTGGGCGTTTTATTGCTGTGGATCCTAAAGCGGAAATTACGGATGAATTGTCGACATATCACTATGCAGGTAATAACCCAATCTTATATAATGATCCAATGGGAGACAGGTTTGAAAGAGAGAAGCCTATAGGCCGAAGCTTAGCCTCTAGGCTCCAAGAGAGTAATTATACAGGAGGAAGTATTCGCTTACCATTTGGTCCAGGAACTTATATTAGTACAGGTTGGGCTGCAAATGGAGATTTTGGTAATATGTATGATGCTAACCAAGCTGAAATTTATAGACAAAGTTTAGAGAATGTAAGTAAAAGTTATGCTGATAACTACACTAAAGAGTCATTAGCTAGCATTGTGAAACAAGTACCAGGTTTAACTGATGGAAGTCATACGGCTTACGGCAATGGTTTAATAGGTAGATCTCTTCCTCAGGTAGAATATGCAAGTATTAAAGAAGGTGAAATTCCTTCTTGGTGGGGGAATTCTCAGCTGTTTATTGATAGGAAGCCTGTTATTGGAGATGTTAATCATCTTGGGTTAAGGGATGGATTCAGTCATGCAGATAAGAGTAATTTTGGGTCTACTTCTTCATTTCTAGGTTATGCAGGAATCTCATTAACGAAAACAGAGTCATTATTAAAATATACTGCGAAAACTGCAACTTCATGGGGAGATAAAGCAACCGCATTGAGAGCGGCAAAAGGGTTTGTTGCTGCTGGAAAAATCGTAGGGGTAGCCGGCGCTGCTTTGACATTATATGAAGGGCTAAC